The DNA window TTGGGGATAAGATTGAGCCACATCGGAAATGGCGCAATTATGTTCACTAAGAAAAAACTTCTCACAGTCGGTATCATTCAAACAATATAACTCGGCCATGTAGCCTTCTTGGCGACGAATTTCGGCCAATTGTTTAATTCTTTGTTCGAGGTTTGCCCCTTGCATATGTTGACGATACATGGATGCTTTTTTTTGCCACTGTTTTGCCAAAATTTCCGTTACCTTTTTTTCCCCCACTGTTTCGGCCATGGTATCTAAAAAAGAAACGGCAAAATCACCATAATTTTGAGGAAAAAGATCCCTTCCCTGTTGACTAAGATAATATAAATGTTGAGGACGACCAGATTTAATGGGCATTATTTCATGGTCAATCAAGTTTTGGCTCTCCAAGTCTTTTAGATGTCGTCTAATGGCTTGGGGGCTGATGTCAATGGCTTGGGCTATTTCTTGGGCTGTGGCTTTATCTTTTTTGAGTAAATATTGTAAGATTGTCTCCTTACTTGATTGGTGTAGGGAAATATTCATTGTCCCCCTTTATCTATGGATTATTTATTTTATTATTACTTGTATAACTTATCATTTATTAAAACAACTTTTCTGTTGTTTAAATTTTAGTGTAACAAATTTTTGTGGGGTGGATAGTATGAGTTCTCTTTCTATTAGTGTGGTTATTTGTACTTATAACCGAGAAGCCTATTTAAAAGATGCTTTGAATAGCTTATTAAATCAAGATCTTGAAGATTATGAAATAGTGGTGGTGGATAATGCTTCCACTGATAATACGGCTACCATTGTTAAAGAATTGTTGGGGGATAATCCTCAGTTAAAGTATGTTTATGAACCTACATTGGGATTGTCGGTGGCTAGAAATACTGGGGTAAAATCTACCACTGGTGATATTGTGGCATATTTGGATGACGATGCGATCGCCCCTCCTCAATGGCTTAAAACTCTCTTAAGGGTGTTTGAAAATGATGATCAAGTTGCGATCGCTGGGGGTAAAGTAGATTTAATCTTACCGGAAGGATTTTCGGAGTTACCATCATGGTTATCGGATGATATGGCCATAGCGTTGGGGTTTTATGATTTGGGAGATGAGGTTAAACAAATTGATGATGCGGGTTTGACTCCACGGGGTTTAAACTATTCTTTCCGTCGTAGTTTTTGGCAGGAAGTGGGGGGGTTTGATGTTAAGTTTGATCGGGTAGGGAAGAATTTATTATCTAATGGAGATCTTGTTTTTACTGAGACGGCCATCAGACGTGGGAAAAAGGTGCTATATATCCCCGCTGCGAAGGTTGGGCATAATGTGCAACCGGAAAGATTAACTAAGGCTTGGTTTTTGCGTCGTAGTTGGTGGCAAGGGGTGAGCGAATTTTATCGAGCCAAGGATAAAAATATTAAAAAGTCACAACAATTTTTCAAGGCTTGGGAAAGGATTGCTAGGGGAATATATAAGAGTTTTAAATATTATCAAAATCCTGCGGTACGTTTTGAAAATGTTCTTTACGCTTACGGGCAGTTCGGTTATTTAAAGCATCTCATCACAAAATAAAAACAACCTAAAACCTAATTCCTAACACCTACTTTTCGATGATCTGTTGTTAATATGGTGAAAGTTTTTCTTTCCCGTTGTCATGAACTATTGAGTATGAAAAAGTATCGTTGGTTAGTAGTTACTGTTGCCTTGATTTCCATGGTTTGTCACATGGTTTTTTCTACCCCTGTCATGGGTGCGAATGATGCTTATTGTCGATTTAATCAAAATGAAATTAACCTCAAGACTGAGTTGAGGAATCGTGCCTTTACAAGCAACAATAGTCAGACAATGAGAGAATATCAAGAAGTTGTTCAAAGACATTCACAAATGTTGCGCGATTGTCGTAATCGTAATTGGTTGAAGGAGCAAGGAATTTGGTTGCGGATTTACCCCTGTGATGTGTTAGATGGTTCTATTGAAAAGGTGTTGGATCGTATTGTGGATTTGGGTTATAACACTGTTTATCTGGAGGTTTTTTTTGATGGTCGGGTATTGTTGCCCAAAAATGGTAATAATACGGTGTGGAGAAGTGTGGTAGAGCAACCGGGTTATGAAAATCGAGATTTATATGCGGAAACTTTGCAAAAGGGGCGATCGCGCGGTTTAAAAATGTATGCTTGGTTATTTTCCCTCAATTATGGTTATTCTTATAGTGTTAGGGGCGATCGCACTGATGTTTTAGCGTTAAATGGTAAAGGGGAAAATAGTATTGGTTATGTGGATGATGGCTCTCAAACCTTCGTAGATCCTTATCATCCCGTGGCTAGACAAGATTATCAACGTTTACTCCAAGCGGTGCTACAACGTCGCCCTGATGGGGTTTTGTTTGATTATATTCGCTACCCTAGGGGAGCGGGAACTTATTCTGTGGCTTCTAAGGTAAAGGATTTATGGATTTATGGCAGTGCATCCCGTCAAGCACTTTTAGCAAGGGCGTTAAATAATCAGGGTAGGTGGATTTTACAAAGATACGTTGATCAAGGGTTTATTAATGGTGGTGATTTAGAACAAATGCGAGAGCTTTACCCCAATGAAACTATGCCCCTCTGGCAAGGAAGAAACCCCAATTCTGCCAATAATTTATCGGCTTTGCAATTGGATTTATGGTATTTTACCGTTGCCCATGCGGCCCAAGGGGTAATTGAGTTTCTTAATTTTGCGGTAAATCAGGTACGGCAAATGGGCATTCCCGCCGGGGCAGTATTTTTCCCAGAAGGTAATCAACCCGTGGGGGAAATTGGTTTTGATTCTCGGGTACAACCTTGGGATAATTTTCCCCATAGTTTACCAGAATTTCATCCTATGTCCTATGCGCTTTGTGGCAGTGCTAGTTGTATTGCTCAACAGGTGCAAACGGTGGCCGATGAGATTCCCAATGTTAGTAATGTTAAACCTGTTTTAGCTGGTTTTTGGGGCAGAAGTGAGGGGCAACGTCCTTCCCTTGAGGTTCAAATGGAGGGCATTAGACAGGCTAACAGGGGTATTATTTCTATTAGTCATTTTGCCTATTCTTGGCTTGAACCTGAGCATACCAGAGAGCGTCGCCGTAGTTGTAATTTTTAGGCAGATAATATCAAGTCCGCTGGATCACTTACAAATTAGTAATATCTTATACTAAATACTGTTTCAATAATATACTAATTAGAGTGGGGAACAGGGAACGGGGAACAGGCAACAGAAAAAAGATAATAATTGTTTATTGTCAACTGTGGCAAGTGGATGATAGTAAATCTTATATGAAATACTTAAATGTTTGCGACAAATAAAGCCTTTAAAATGACATCCCAGCCGAATTATATTTATAGCAATCTTTTTTATATTTCATATTAATTGTTTACACGGTGGAGCGACTGCAAAAATGCAATCTATCCATAACGCATTATCCGAACTTGATACAAATCATAATTATTCGTGTAGTTTTCCTTCTAATTCTTTGGTTAGGAAATAGTTTAAGGCGGTACGAACGATCGCAATTATCACCAGTTTTGCAAGGGAGGTAAAATCGGAACTAAGGGTAGTG is part of the Cyanobacterium stanieri LEGE 03274 genome and encodes:
- the sufR gene encoding iron-sulfur cluster biosynthesis transcriptional regulator SufR, with amino-acid sequence MNISLHQSSKETILQYLLKKDKATAQEIAQAIDISPQAIRRHLKDLESQNLIDHEIMPIKSGRPQHLYYLSQQGRDLFPQNYGDFAVSFLDTMAETVGEKKVTEILAKQWQKKASMYRQHMQGANLEQRIKQLAEIRRQEGYMAELYCLNDTDCEKFFLSEHNCAISDVAQSYPQVCGHELEMFASLFPDCTVERTNWIYDGEHRCGYLISHQ
- a CDS encoding glycosyltransferase family 2 protein, producing the protein MSSLSISVVICTYNREAYLKDALNSLLNQDLEDYEIVVVDNASTDNTATIVKELLGDNPQLKYVYEPTLGLSVARNTGVKSTTGDIVAYLDDDAIAPPQWLKTLLRVFENDDQVAIAGGKVDLILPEGFSELPSWLSDDMAIALGFYDLGDEVKQIDDAGLTPRGLNYSFRRSFWQEVGGFDVKFDRVGKNLLSNGDLVFTETAIRRGKKVLYIPAAKVGHNVQPERLTKAWFLRRSWWQGVSEFYRAKDKNIKKSQQFFKAWERIARGIYKSFKYYQNPAVRFENVLYAYGQFGYLKHLITK
- a CDS encoding family 10 glycosylhydrolase; this encodes MVKVFLSRCHELLSMKKYRWLVVTVALISMVCHMVFSTPVMGANDAYCRFNQNEINLKTELRNRAFTSNNSQTMREYQEVVQRHSQMLRDCRNRNWLKEQGIWLRIYPCDVLDGSIEKVLDRIVDLGYNTVYLEVFFDGRVLLPKNGNNTVWRSVVEQPGYENRDLYAETLQKGRSRGLKMYAWLFSLNYGYSYSVRGDRTDVLALNGKGENSIGYVDDGSQTFVDPYHPVARQDYQRLLQAVLQRRPDGVLFDYIRYPRGAGTYSVASKVKDLWIYGSASRQALLARALNNQGRWILQRYVDQGFINGGDLEQMRELYPNETMPLWQGRNPNSANNLSALQLDLWYFTVAHAAQGVIEFLNFAVNQVRQMGIPAGAVFFPEGNQPVGEIGFDSRVQPWDNFPHSLPEFHPMSYALCGSASCIAQQVQTVADEIPNVSNVKPVLAGFWGRSEGQRPSLEVQMEGIRQANRGIISISHFAYSWLEPEHTRERRRSCNF